From a region of the Impatiens glandulifera chromosome 4, dImpGla2.1, whole genome shotgun sequence genome:
- the LOC124934117 gene encoding UDP-glycosyltransferase TURAN isoform X2, with the protein MQYHALSLARQANLEVDIVAYGGSKPHATILEQRSIHIHEMAQWPIIPRSLPRILRPLMLLLKAVTQFLMLLQFLCFKIPAPDVFIVQNPPSVPTLVAVKWASWLRGSAFIVDWHNFGYTLLALSLGRSSPLVALYHWIEKHYGRMSDGSLCVTKAMQHELEQNWGIKATVLYDQPPEFFHLASLEERHQLFCRIHNDLTQPRGLQDCVSYGIDTGRVDFSETLFTAGEGSDIFLKEHRPALIVSSTSWTPDEDFDILLEAAVMYDRRVAALLNEDDSTSEEILWKDICDGKQFPYPRLLFVITGKGPDKEKYEEKIKTLKLKRVSFRTMWLSAEDYPLLLGSADLGVCLHTSSSGLDLPMKVVDMFGSGLPVCAVSYSCIEELVKVGQNGLLFSSSSELADQFLMLFKGFPDDCPTLKSLKNGALKTASSDRWATTWEANAMPLISEVTGRNS; encoded by the exons ATGCAATATCATGCTCTCTCACTTGCTCGCCAG GCCAATTTAGAAGTGGATATTGTTGCTTATGGAG GCTCTAAACCACATGCGACTATCCTCGAGCAAAGGTCTATTCACATTCATGAAATG GCTCAATGGCCGATTATCCCACGCAGTTTACCCAGGATACTTCGACCCTTGATGCTTTTGCTCAAGGCAGTAACTCAATTTCTCATGTTGCTGCAATTTCTTTGTTTTAAAATACCTGCGCCAGATGTTTTTATAGTGCAG AATCCCCCTTCTGTCCCAACATTGGTGGCTGTCAAATGGGCAAGCTGGCTGAGAGGTAGTGCATTCATTGTCGATTGGCATAATTTTGGATATACCTTGCTTGCACTATCTCTAGGACGAAGCAGTCCTCTTGTGGCATTATATCACTG GATTGAAAAGCACTACGGAAGAATGTCAGATGGTTCTTTATGTGTAACCAAGGCAATGCAACATGAGTTGGAGCAAAACTGGGGAATTAA AGCTACAGTTTTATATGATCAGCCTCCAGAGTTTTTTCATCTTGCATCCCTTGAAGAGAGACACCAG TTATTTTGTAGGATACACAATGACCTCACTCAACCGCGTGGTCTTCAAGATTGTGTCTCCTATG GGATAGATACAGGGAGAGTGGATTTCTCTGAAACATTATTTACAGCAGGGGAGGGCTCTGATATCTTCCTAAAGGAACACAGGCCAGCACTTATTGTAAGCAGCACAAGCTG GACTCCTGATGAAGATTTTGACATTCTCTTGGAAGCTGCAGTTATGTATGATAGACGAGTGGCTGCATTGTTAAATGAAGATGATTCAACCAGTGAAGAGATTCTGTGGAAGGATATTTGCGATGGGAAGCAATTTCCCTATCCACGCCTTCTTTTTGTGATTACAG GTAAGGGGCCAGATAAGGAAAAATATGAAGAGAAGATAAAGACATTGAAATTAAAGCGTGTCTCGTTCCGTACAATGTGGCTGTCAGCTGAGGATTATCCACTTCTACTTG GATCAGCAGATTTAGGTGTTTGTCTGCATACTTCATCATCTGGGCTGGATCTTCCAATGAAG GTTGTGGATATGTTCGGCTCTGGCCTCCCTGTCTGTGCAGTGTCATACTCTtg CATTGAAGAACTCGTAAAAGTTGGTCAAAATGGACTTcttttctcctcttcttcagaaTTGGCTGATCAATTCCTG ATGCTTTTTAAGGGTTTCCCAGACGATTGCCCAACTTTGAAATCTTTGAAAAATGGAGCGCTCAAAACAGCTTCATCCGATAGATGGGCGACAACATGGGAAGCAAATGCCATGCCACTCATATCCGAG GTCACTGGGCGAAATTCGTAA
- the LOC124934117 gene encoding UDP-glycosyltransferase TURAN isoform X1, translating into MLSHLLARYLCANLEVDIVAYGGSKPHATILEQRSIHIHEMAQWPIIPRSLPRILRPLMLLLKAVTQFLMLLQFLCFKIPAPDVFIVQNPPSVPTLVAVKWASWLRGSAFIVDWHNFGYTLLALSLGRSSPLVALYHWIEKHYGRMSDGSLCVTKAMQHELEQNWGIKATVLYDQPPEFFHLASLEERHQLFCRIHNDLTQPRGLQDCVSYGIDTGRVDFSETLFTAGEGSDIFLKEHRPALIVSSTSWTPDEDFDILLEAAVMYDRRVAALLNEDDSTSEEILWKDICDGKQFPYPRLLFVITGKGPDKEKYEEKIKTLKLKRVSFRTMWLSAEDYPLLLGSADLGVCLHTSSSGLDLPMKVVDMFGSGLPVCAVSYSCIEELVKVGQNGLLFSSSSELADQFLMLFKGFPDDCPTLKSLKNGALKTASSDRWATTWEANAMPLISEASLSLHG; encoded by the exons ATGCTCTCTCACTTGCTCGCCAGGTACCTTTGT GCCAATTTAGAAGTGGATATTGTTGCTTATGGAG GCTCTAAACCACATGCGACTATCCTCGAGCAAAGGTCTATTCACATTCATGAAATG GCTCAATGGCCGATTATCCCACGCAGTTTACCCAGGATACTTCGACCCTTGATGCTTTTGCTCAAGGCAGTAACTCAATTTCTCATGTTGCTGCAATTTCTTTGTTTTAAAATACCTGCGCCAGATGTTTTTATAGTGCAG AATCCCCCTTCTGTCCCAACATTGGTGGCTGTCAAATGGGCAAGCTGGCTGAGAGGTAGTGCATTCATTGTCGATTGGCATAATTTTGGATATACCTTGCTTGCACTATCTCTAGGACGAAGCAGTCCTCTTGTGGCATTATATCACTG GATTGAAAAGCACTACGGAAGAATGTCAGATGGTTCTTTATGTGTAACCAAGGCAATGCAACATGAGTTGGAGCAAAACTGGGGAATTAA AGCTACAGTTTTATATGATCAGCCTCCAGAGTTTTTTCATCTTGCATCCCTTGAAGAGAGACACCAG TTATTTTGTAGGATACACAATGACCTCACTCAACCGCGTGGTCTTCAAGATTGTGTCTCCTATG GGATAGATACAGGGAGAGTGGATTTCTCTGAAACATTATTTACAGCAGGGGAGGGCTCTGATATCTTCCTAAAGGAACACAGGCCAGCACTTATTGTAAGCAGCACAAGCTG GACTCCTGATGAAGATTTTGACATTCTCTTGGAAGCTGCAGTTATGTATGATAGACGAGTGGCTGCATTGTTAAATGAAGATGATTCAACCAGTGAAGAGATTCTGTGGAAGGATATTTGCGATGGGAAGCAATTTCCCTATCCACGCCTTCTTTTTGTGATTACAG GTAAGGGGCCAGATAAGGAAAAATATGAAGAGAAGATAAAGACATTGAAATTAAAGCGTGTCTCGTTCCGTACAATGTGGCTGTCAGCTGAGGATTATCCACTTCTACTTG GATCAGCAGATTTAGGTGTTTGTCTGCATACTTCATCATCTGGGCTGGATCTTCCAATGAAG GTTGTGGATATGTTCGGCTCTGGCCTCCCTGTCTGTGCAGTGTCATACTCTtg CATTGAAGAACTCGTAAAAGTTGGTCAAAATGGACTTcttttctcctcttcttcagaaTTGGCTGATCAATTCCTG ATGCTTTTTAAGGGTTTCCCAGACGATTGCCCAACTTTGAAATCTTTGAAAAATGGAGCGCTCAAAACAGCTTCATCCGATAGATGGGCGACAACATGGGAAGCAAATGCCATGCCACTCATATCCGAGGCAAGTTTATCTCTACATGGCTAG